From the genome of Brachyhypopomus gauderio isolate BG-103 chromosome 20, BGAUD_0.2, whole genome shotgun sequence, one region includes:
- the LOC143484097 gene encoding cell surface A33 antigen-like isoform X1, with protein sequence MYVPVFVWLFFSIVKCNPTTMANGLTVYLLYVVISQTLALTVDIPALKYEVVRGDSAILPCNFKPQNAVNNLIIISWMAEAASKSDSDLIITTLYYNKPPGISSLDTSDEYKDRATLNYSILQGTANLVLNSVIPMDTRVYKCKVQIPGDTTGKQMDSTKLLVLMAPSIPKCAIQGKAEFYQNISLSCYSDEGTPTPTYKWTSFDNANKPRPNPPKSTDVNGVLSLYNISTDNSGYFICTSTNKIRSNSCNLTLTVTAPSMNVASTAGIIGGVVAVLLILLFVVYCYDCRRKQQKQEKHEECPMG encoded by the exons ATGTACGTACCTGTTTTTGTGTGGTTATTTTTTTCCATCGTTAAATGTAACCCAACAACAATGGCAAACGGTTTAACGGTATATTTGCTCTATGTAG TAATTTCCCAGACTCTGGCATTGACTGTTGACATTCCAGCATTAAAGTATGAAGTTGTACGAGGTGACAGTGCCATTTTACCATGCAACTTCAAACCCCAGAATGCAGTCAACAACCTGATCATCATCTCATGGATGGCTGAAGCTGCCAGTAAATCTGATTCAGAC CTTATCATCACCACGTTGTACTACAATAAGCCGCCTGGAATCTCTTCCCTTGACACTAGTGATGAATATAAAGACAGGGCAACACTGAACTATAGCATCCTTCAAGGGACAGCAAACCTAGTGCTTAACTCTGTAATTCCAATGGATACCAGAGTGTATAAGTGTAAAGTTCAAATCCCTGGGGACACCACTGGAAAACAAATGGATTCTACTAAACTTCTAGTCTTGA TGGCACCTTCCATACCCAAATGTGCGATCCAGGGAAAAGCTGAATTTTACCAGAATATTAGCCTCAGCTGTTATTCAGATGAGggcacccccacacccacatataAATGGACAAGCTTTGATAACGCTAATAAACCAAGACCGAACCCACCCAAGTCCACTGATG TGAATGGAGTTTTGTCACTCTACAATATCTCCACGGACAACAGTGGTTATTTCATCTGCACATCAACCAACAAAATTCGCTCCAATTCCTGTAACCTCACCTTAACCGTCACGGCAC CTTCTATGAACGTGGCCTCCACAGCAGGTATAATTGGAGGAGTTGTGGCTGTTCTTTTGATCCTGCTGTTTGTTGTCTACTGTTACGATTGCCGACGGAAACAGCAGAAACAGGAGAAACATGAGGAGTGTCCCATGGGGTAG
- the LOC143484097 gene encoding cell surface A33 antigen-like isoform X2, which produces MAEAASKSDSDLIITTLYYNKPPGISSLDTSDEYKDRATLNYSILQGTANLVLNSVIPMDTRVYKCKVQIPGDTTGKQMDSTKLLVLMAPSIPKCAIQGKAEFYQNISLSCYSDEGTPTPTYKWTSFDNANKPRPNPPKSTDVNGVLSLYNISTDNSGYFICTSTNKIRSNSCNLTLTVTAPSMNVASTAGIIGGVVAVLLILLFVVYCYDCRRKQQKQEKHEECPMG; this is translated from the exons ATGGCTGAAGCTGCCAGTAAATCTGATTCAGAC CTTATCATCACCACGTTGTACTACAATAAGCCGCCTGGAATCTCTTCCCTTGACACTAGTGATGAATATAAAGACAGGGCAACACTGAACTATAGCATCCTTCAAGGGACAGCAAACCTAGTGCTTAACTCTGTAATTCCAATGGATACCAGAGTGTATAAGTGTAAAGTTCAAATCCCTGGGGACACCACTGGAAAACAAATGGATTCTACTAAACTTCTAGTCTTGA TGGCACCTTCCATACCCAAATGTGCGATCCAGGGAAAAGCTGAATTTTACCAGAATATTAGCCTCAGCTGTTATTCAGATGAGggcacccccacacccacatataAATGGACAAGCTTTGATAACGCTAATAAACCAAGACCGAACCCACCCAAGTCCACTGATG TGAATGGAGTTTTGTCACTCTACAATATCTCCACGGACAACAGTGGTTATTTCATCTGCACATCAACCAACAAAATTCGCTCCAATTCCTGTAACCTCACCTTAACCGTCACGGCAC CTTCTATGAACGTGGCCTCCACAGCAGGTATAATTGGAGGAGTTGTGGCTGTTCTTTTGATCCTGCTGTTTGTTGTCTACTGTTACGATTGCCGACGGAAACAGCAGAAACAGGAGAAACATGAGGAGTGTCCCATGGGGTAG